One stretch of Pirellulales bacterium DNA includes these proteins:
- a CDS encoding trypsin-like peptidase domain-containing protein has translation MHLLHSVVACLAMTGAGQTELLDFTATWCGPCQQMAPLVDSLAAQGQPVRKVDFDRERDLVARYHVTAIPCFVMLVNGQEVDRAVGAVSQARLQQMLTQAQRAGSMAGPAGAPMPSQMAAARPGRERTFADEPPTPMPGPPAAGGQSPEGGQPGAFAPPAAMPPSMPLPGERSPYPLITAQPSVPQGPHRDALSAAGSALEKNTAAAERCLASSVRIRIADADGNSVGSGTIIDARAGEALVLTCGHVFRDSQGQGKITVDLFGPGAPKHVPGQVIGYDLKRDVGLISFRPGVPVTVARLAPTGYAIKSGDAVLSIGCDNGREPSVRNSHVTTTDKYLPPPNIQVAGQPVEGRSGGGLFTADGLLIGVCNAADPADNEGLYAAIGSIHGELARKGLTQMIAGPATVAPTGAEPTSMARNMPAMNMNSAAPRVVPTSAEESRGPIGGAMANPPLTVAERSVLEKIRSASGDAEVICIVRPLKDPHSMSEIVVVDRASQDLLRQLSAERRGQTTKRLTSLETPPASQPVRAPVPDAARNWQPTTQLR, from the coding sequence ATGCATTTGCTGCATTCCGTCGTGGCGTGTCTCGCAATGACGGGGGCTGGGCAGACAGAGTTGCTCGATTTCACGGCCACCTGGTGTGGACCGTGTCAACAAATGGCGCCGCTGGTCGACTCCTTGGCCGCTCAGGGGCAGCCAGTACGAAAAGTTGATTTCGATCGCGAGCGCGATCTGGTCGCGCGCTATCACGTGACCGCGATTCCCTGTTTCGTCATGCTCGTCAACGGGCAGGAAGTCGACCGCGCCGTCGGTGCGGTCAGCCAGGCTCGCTTGCAACAAATGCTCACTCAAGCGCAGCGCGCCGGCTCGATGGCCGGACCCGCGGGCGCACCAATGCCATCACAAATGGCCGCCGCACGCCCGGGCCGCGAGCGTACCTTCGCTGACGAACCACCGACGCCGATGCCTGGCCCACCTGCCGCTGGTGGACAATCGCCCGAAGGCGGTCAACCAGGCGCGTTCGCTCCGCCGGCTGCCATGCCGCCCAGCATGCCATTGCCCGGCGAGCGCAGCCCGTACCCCTTGATCACGGCGCAACCGAGCGTACCGCAGGGGCCGCATCGCGATGCCTTGTCGGCTGCCGGTTCGGCGTTGGAGAAGAATACTGCGGCGGCCGAACGCTGCCTGGCATCGAGCGTGCGGATCAGGATCGCCGATGCTGACGGAAACTCAGTCGGTTCGGGAACCATTATCGACGCCCGCGCGGGCGAAGCCTTGGTACTGACCTGCGGTCACGTTTTTCGCGACTCGCAGGGGCAAGGCAAGATTACGGTCGATCTCTTCGGCCCTGGCGCGCCGAAGCACGTTCCCGGCCAGGTCATCGGCTATGACCTGAAACGAGACGTGGGCCTGATCAGCTTTCGCCCCGGCGTGCCAGTCACGGTCGCGCGACTGGCGCCGACCGGCTACGCCATCAAGTCAGGCGACGCGGTGCTGAGCATCGGTTGCGACAATGGCCGCGAGCCGAGCGTTCGCAATAGCCATGTGACGACCACCGACAAATACCTGCCGCCGCCGAATATTCAGGTCGCGGGTCAACCGGTCGAAGGGCGCAGCGGCGGTGGACTGTTCACGGCCGATGGCCTGTTGATCGGCGTCTGCAACGCGGCTGATCCGGCGGACAACGAAGGCTTGTACGCCGCCATCGGCTCGATTCATGGTGAACTCGCTCGCAAGGGGCTCACCCAAATGATTGCGGGCCCTGCGACCGTTGCACCTACTGGTGCTGAGCCGACATCGATGGCTCGCAATATGCCAGCCATGAATATGAATAGTGCGGCGCCGCGCGTTGTGCCTACGAGTGCCGAGGAGTCGCGTGGTCCCATCGGCGGAGCAATGGCGAATCCTCCGCTGACCGTTGCCGAGCGATCGGTCTTGGAAAAGATTCGTTCCGCATCCGGTGACGCCGAGGTGATCTGCATCGTGCGGCCGCTGAAGGATCCGCATTCGATGAGCGAGATCGTGGTCGTCGATCGTGCTTCGCAAGATCTGCTCCGCCAGCTATCGGCCGAGCGGCGCGGTCAGACCACGAAGCGTCTCACTTCGCTCGAAACACCGCCGGCGAGTCAGCCCGTCAGGGCGCCGGTCCCAGACGCTGCGCGGAACTGGCAGCCGACGACGCAACTACGCTGA
- the metG gene encoding methionine--tRNA ligase has protein sequence MRRILVTSALPYANGHIHLGHLVEYIQTDIWVRFQRLRGAQVVYICADDTHGTAIMIRARQEGRSEEAVIADMQAAHTRDFAGFDVVFDHYGSTNSPANRELCATFWKSLRGAGLVSERPVSQLFDPKAGTFLADRFVKGTCPKCKSPDQYGDSCDKCGSTYSPTELINPVSTLSGATPELRSADHLFINTEQLRPFLTEWTQSDDHLHPDVAKWLAAAFLSEPLRDWDVSRPAPYFGFEIPDSPGNYWYVWFDAPIGYIAASREWCEKQGENFESWWRNEATEVHHFIGKDITYFHTLFWPVMLKASGFNLPRMIHIHGFLTVNGEKMSKTKGTFVRAATYLEHLDPSYLRYYYASKLTPKLDDLDMNLDEFVSKINSDLVGKVVNLASRTARFVEATGLAARYPDDGGLFSAAAAAGDEIATAYDACDYNRAMRAIMALADQANKYVEENAPWNLRKDPARATELQEVCTVALNLFRQLVVYLSPVLPSLAQQVSTLLNRPIESWDEVRRPLVGTKISRFEHLMKRVDPTQVEAMINSSREEAPAGKDASSAATAPTSPSSATTGAASEGAVPAGTFTDGPEALAAEPLTPTISFDEFSKVDLRVARIVAAQEVPKSKKLLQLTVSLGGEERRNIFAGIKEAYKPEQLVGRLVIIAANLEPRKMTFGISEGMVVAAGPGGSEVFVLSPDTGALPGQRIH, from the coding sequence ATGCGCCGCATCCTCGTTACCAGTGCTTTGCCTTATGCCAATGGCCACATTCATTTGGGCCATCTGGTCGAGTACATCCAGACCGATATCTGGGTCCGTTTTCAGCGGCTGCGCGGGGCGCAAGTCGTCTATATCTGTGCCGACGACACGCACGGCACGGCGATCATGATCCGCGCCCGGCAAGAGGGACGCAGCGAAGAGGCCGTGATCGCCGACATGCAAGCAGCGCACACGCGCGACTTCGCCGGCTTCGACGTCGTCTTCGACCATTACGGTAGCACGAACAGCCCGGCGAACCGTGAACTTTGCGCCACGTTCTGGAAATCGCTGCGCGGGGCGGGCCTGGTCAGCGAACGACCCGTGTCGCAACTGTTCGATCCGAAGGCGGGTACGTTCCTGGCCGACCGGTTCGTGAAAGGAACCTGCCCGAAGTGCAAGTCGCCCGACCAGTACGGTGATAGCTGCGACAAATGTGGTTCGACGTATTCGCCGACCGAATTGATCAACCCCGTGAGCACGCTCTCTGGCGCCACGCCCGAGTTGCGCTCGGCCGATCATTTGTTCATCAATACCGAGCAGTTGCGGCCGTTTCTCACCGAGTGGACGCAGAGCGACGATCACCTGCATCCCGACGTGGCCAAATGGCTGGCGGCGGCATTTTTATCCGAGCCGCTGCGCGATTGGGACGTGTCGCGCCCCGCGCCGTATTTCGGCTTCGAGATACCCGACTCGCCCGGGAATTACTGGTACGTCTGGTTCGACGCGCCAATCGGCTATATCGCGGCCAGCCGCGAATGGTGCGAGAAGCAGGGCGAGAATTTCGAATCGTGGTGGCGCAACGAGGCCACGGAAGTACACCACTTCATCGGCAAGGACATCACGTATTTTCACACGTTGTTCTGGCCTGTAATGCTGAAGGCGTCGGGCTTCAATCTGCCGCGCATGATTCATATCCACGGCTTCTTGACCGTCAACGGCGAGAAGATGTCGAAGACCAAGGGGACGTTCGTCCGCGCGGCGACCTACCTCGAGCATCTCGACCCGTCATACTTGCGCTATTATTACGCTTCGAAGCTGACACCCAAGCTCGATGATCTGGACATGAACCTCGACGAGTTCGTGTCCAAAATCAACAGCGACCTGGTTGGCAAGGTGGTGAACCTGGCCAGCCGCACGGCGCGGTTTGTCGAAGCGACCGGACTGGCGGCCAGGTATCCCGACGACGGCGGACTGTTCAGCGCAGCGGCCGCGGCCGGCGACGAAATCGCCACGGCCTACGACGCCTGCGACTACAACCGGGCCATGCGCGCGATCATGGCTCTGGCTGATCAAGCCAATAAATATGTCGAAGAGAACGCACCGTGGAATCTGCGCAAGGACCCCGCGCGTGCCACGGAGCTGCAAGAAGTCTGTACCGTGGCGTTGAACTTGTTCCGGCAACTAGTTGTGTACCTGTCGCCGGTGCTGCCAAGCCTGGCGCAGCAGGTTAGCACGCTCTTGAACCGGCCGATCGAGAGCTGGGATGAAGTGCGAAGGCCGCTGGTGGGAACAAAGATCAGCCGCTTTGAACATTTAATGAAACGAGTCGATCCTACACAGGTGGAAGCCATGATCAATTCGAGTCGTGAGGAAGCGCCTGCGGGAAAAGACGCGTCGAGCGCGGCAACTGCACCAACCAGCCCATCGTCAGCCACGACCGGCGCAGCATCCGAGGGCGCCGTGCCAGCGGGAACGTTTACCGACGGGCCCGAGGCGCTCGCCGCCGAACCGCTCACGCCGACGATCTCGTTCGATGAGTTCAGCAAAGTCGATTTGCGCGTGGCGCGCATTGTCGCCGCGCAAGAGGTGCCCAAGAGCAAGAAGTTGCTTCAGCTCACGGTCAGCCTAGGAGGCGAAGAGCGGCGCAACATCTTCGCGGGCATTAAAGAGGCTTATAAACCCGAGCAATTGGTCGGCCGGCTGGTGATCATCGCCGCCAATCTGGAGCCGCGCAAGATGACCTTTGGCATCAGCGAAGGCATGGTCGTCGCCGCCGGCCCCGGCGGCAGCGAAGTCTTCGTACTAAGCCCCGACACCGGAGCCCTGCCCGGCCAGAGAATACATTAG
- a CDS encoding POT family MFS transporter has translation MSQNYRTVPEDTQGMPSGIPYIIGNEAAERFSYYGMRCILVVFMTRYMLDRQGELDLLSPEQAKAYYSWFLSSVYFFPILGALLADGVLGKYRTIFWVSLIYCLGHLVLSIDATRGGLFLGLGLIALGSGGIKPCVSAVVGDQFGPSNQNLLEKVYGWFYFSINFGSMFSTILIPELLEHYGPHVAFAVPGILMALATFIFWLGRHKFVHVPPTGLSFLREAFTPAGMQALRTPLIVTLFVAVFWSLYDQSSSAWVLQAENMNRNAFGKEWLASQTHTMNPILILILIPIFAYIVYPALNRIIPLTPTRKITIGMFVTGLSFAIAGWIETMIQRGETPHIAWQLLAYIVLTSGEVMVSITGLEFSYTVAPKNMKSIVMAIWLLSVSLGNAVTAVVNTVIQNEDKTSKLPGAEYYWFFTGLMLAAAVGFALVSLTFPRGESRGEENLSSA, from the coding sequence ATGTCGCAGAACTACCGCACCGTGCCGGAAGATACGCAGGGAATGCCCAGCGGTATTCCGTACATCATCGGCAACGAGGCGGCCGAGCGGTTCAGCTACTACGGAATGCGCTGCATCCTGGTCGTGTTCATGACCAGGTACATGCTGGACCGGCAAGGAGAGCTCGACCTGCTGTCCCCCGAGCAGGCGAAGGCCTATTACTCGTGGTTCCTGTCGAGCGTTTATTTTTTTCCCATTCTCGGGGCGCTCTTGGCTGACGGGGTGTTGGGGAAATACCGCACGATCTTTTGGGTGTCACTGATTTACTGTCTCGGGCACCTCGTGTTGTCGATCGATGCGACGCGCGGAGGGCTGTTCTTGGGGCTGGGGTTAATTGCCCTGGGCTCAGGCGGGATCAAGCCTTGCGTGTCGGCCGTCGTCGGCGACCAGTTCGGGCCCAGCAATCAGAACTTGCTCGAAAAAGTATACGGCTGGTTTTACTTCTCGATCAATTTTGGATCGATGTTCTCGACGATCCTCATACCTGAACTGCTCGAACATTACGGGCCGCACGTGGCCTTCGCCGTGCCGGGCATCTTGATGGCCTTGGCGACGTTCATCTTCTGGCTAGGACGACACAAGTTCGTACACGTGCCGCCGACGGGGTTGAGCTTTTTGCGCGAAGCGTTCACGCCCGCCGGGATGCAGGCGCTGCGCACACCATTGATCGTGACGCTGTTCGTGGCCGTGTTCTGGTCGCTCTACGATCAAAGCAGCTCGGCTTGGGTCTTACAGGCCGAGAACATGAATCGCAACGCCTTCGGCAAGGAATGGCTGGCGTCTCAGACGCACACCATGAATCCGATCTTGATCCTGATCCTGATCCCGATCTTCGCGTACATCGTCTATCCGGCGCTGAACCGGATCATCCCGCTGACCCCCACGCGGAAGATCACGATCGGCATGTTCGTCACGGGGCTGTCCTTTGCGATCGCTGGCTGGATCGAGACGATGATTCAGCGCGGCGAGACGCCACACATCGCCTGGCAACTGCTTGCCTACATCGTGCTGACTTCGGGCGAGGTGATGGTGTCGATCACGGGGCTCGAGTTCTCGTACACCGTTGCGCCCAAGAACATGAAGTCGATCGTGATGGCGATCTGGCTGTTGTCCGTCTCGCTGGGCAACGCCGTGACCGCGGTGGTGAATACCGTGATCCAGAACGAGGACAAAACTAGCAAGCTGCCGGGCGCCGAATACTATTGGTTCTTCACCGGCTTGATGCTAGCGGCGGCCGTCGGGTTTGCCCTGGTGTCGCTGACATTCCCGCGCGGGGAATCTCGCGGCGAAGAAAATCTCTCGTCGGCGTAG
- a CDS encoding RluA family pseudouridine synthase, translated as MIDDQVKLLYEDGPVLVVRKPAGLLTQAPPGIDSLEARIKSWIKERDSKPGNVYLGVPHRLDRPVSGTLIFARHVRAARRISEQFEGRLVRKVYWACVAGTVTPEAGTWTDFVRKVPGEPRAEIVAADHPEGREAVLHYRILQVRPWGTWLAIELETGRTHQIRVQCASRGHPVLGDQLYGSTTAFGQQHDDERLRAIALHGRSITFRHPMSQEMVSVTAPLADEWDELVAGSQ; from the coding sequence ATGATCGACGATCAAGTCAAGCTGTTATACGAGGATGGGCCGGTGCTGGTGGTACGCAAGCCGGCCGGGTTGTTGACGCAAGCTCCGCCGGGCATTGATAGTCTCGAAGCTCGCATTAAGTCCTGGATCAAAGAGCGTGACAGCAAGCCGGGCAACGTCTATCTCGGCGTGCCACACCGGTTGGATCGGCCCGTATCCGGAACCTTGATCTTCGCGCGACACGTCCGAGCGGCACGGCGAATCTCGGAACAGTTCGAAGGACGCCTGGTGCGAAAAGTCTATTGGGCATGCGTCGCCGGCACGGTCACGCCCGAGGCCGGTACCTGGACCGATTTCGTCCGCAAGGTGCCCGGCGAACCGCGGGCCGAAATCGTGGCGGCGGATCATCCCGAGGGGCGCGAGGCTGTGCTGCATTATCGCATCCTGCAGGTCCGGCCGTGGGGCACCTGGCTGGCGATCGAACTGGAGACAGGCCGCACGCATCAGATTCGTGTGCAATGCGCCTCACGCGGCCACCCCGTCTTGGGAGATCAGCTCTACGGATCAACGACCGCGTTCGGACAGCAACACGATGACGAGCGACTACGGGCCATCGCCCTGCACGGCCGCAGCATCACGTTTCGCCATCCGATGTCGCAAGAAATGGTGTCGGTGACGGCGCCCCTGGCGGACGAGTGGGATGAGCTAGTAGCCGGTAGTCAGTAG
- a CDS encoding VIT1/CCC1 transporter family protein — translation MPHIERHFTATEMVRDVVIGMSDGLTVPFALAAGLTGAVDSNAIIVTAGLAEIAAGSIAMGLGGYLAARTDAEHYHAERARELRECETVPAVEKEEVAEIFRDYGLTPEQTEPIVAAISSNRDRWVDFMMRFELGLEAPDPSRARTSALTIAGSYIAGGFIPLAPYFFMASTHAALLASAGVTLAALAVFGFVKARLTGISPFRGGLQTVLTGGLAAAAAFAIARAIG, via the coding sequence ATGCCTCACATCGAACGTCACTTCACGGCTACTGAGATGGTGCGGGATGTCGTGATCGGAATGTCCGATGGGCTGACGGTGCCGTTTGCGCTAGCTGCGGGTCTGACCGGCGCCGTGGATTCGAATGCCATCATCGTCACGGCTGGATTGGCCGAGATCGCGGCCGGTTCGATCGCCATGGGACTGGGAGGTTATCTGGCTGCGCGCACCGACGCTGAGCATTACCATGCCGAACGAGCGCGTGAGTTGCGCGAATGTGAAACCGTTCCCGCGGTCGAGAAGGAAGAGGTGGCCGAGATTTTTCGCGACTATGGCCTGACACCAGAACAGACCGAACCGATCGTGGCCGCGATAAGTTCGAATCGCGACCGCTGGGTCGACTTCATGATGCGTTTCGAATTGGGACTCGAAGCGCCCGACCCCAGTCGGGCTCGCACGAGCGCCCTGACAATCGCCGGCTCGTACATCGCCGGCGGCTTTATTCCGCTGGCGCCGTATTTTTTTATGGCGTCAACGCATGCGGCGCTATTGGCTTCGGCCGGTGTGACCCTGGCCGCGCTCGCGGTCTTCGGTTTTGTGAAAGCGAGGCTGACCGGCATCAGCCCCTTCCGCGGTGGATTGCAAACCGTGCTCACCGGCGGGCTGGCCGCCGCGGCCGCCTTCGCCATCGCCCGCGCAATCGGGTAA